One window of the Chanos chanos chromosome 11, fChaCha1.1, whole genome shotgun sequence genome contains the following:
- the rbpja gene encoding recombination signal binding protein for immunoglobulin kappa J region a — protein MAPVVTGKFGERPQPKRLTREAMRNYLKERGDQTVLILHAKVAQKSYGNEKRFFCPPPCVYLMGCGWKKKREQMEREGCSEQESQPCAFIGIGNSEQEMQQLNLEGKNFCTAKTLYISDSDKRKHFMLSVKMFYGNSADIGVFLSKRIKVISKPSKKKQSLKNADLCIASGTKVALFNRLRSQTVSTRYLHVEGGNFHASSQQWGAFYIHLLDDEESEGEEFTVRDGYIHYGQTVKLVCSVTGMALPRLVIRKVDKQTALMDADDPVSQLHKCAFYLKDTERMYLCLSQERIIQFQATPCPKEMNKEMINDGASWTIISTDKAEYTFYEGMGPVPSPVTPVPVVESLQLNGGGDVAMLELTGQNFTPNLRVWFGDVEADTMYRCGESVLCVVPDISAFREGWRWVRQPVQVPVTLVRNDGIIYSTALTFTYTPEPGPRPHCSAAGAILRANSNSSSSLSSSTSSSSSSSLLLPSSADTQAAYTASSMSSSSSSSAMSVS, from the exons ATGGCGCCTGTTGTGACAGG GAAATTTGGGGAGCGTCCTCAGCCAAAGCGTCTTACAAG GGAGGCCATGCGCAATTACTTGAAAGAGAGAGGCGATCAAACGGTGCTAATTCTGCATGCAAAAGTTGCACAGAAATCTTACGGCAATGAAAAGAG GTTCTTCTGTCCTCCGCCCTGTGTCTACCTGATGGGCTGCGGctggaagaagaagagggagcagatggagagggagggcTGCTCCGAGCAGGAGTCCCAGCCCTGTGCCTTCATCGGGATCGGCAACAGCGAACAGGAGATGCAGCAGCTCAACCTGGAGGGAAAG AACTTTTGCACAGCGAAGACATTGTACATATCAGACTCTGATAAGAGAAAGCACTTCATGCTCTCGGTGAAGATGTTCTATGGGAACAGCGCAGACATCGGAGTCTTCCTCAGCAAACGTATCAAGGTCATCTCCAagccctccaaaaaaaaacagtccctcAAAAATGCCGACT TGTGTATTGCGTCAGGGACGAAGGTGGCGCTCTTTAACAGGCTGCGCTCACAGACGGTCAGCACCCGCTATCTCCACGTAGAGGGAGGCAACTTCCATGCCAGCTCACAGCAGTGGGGAGCCTTCTACATCCACCTCT tggACGATGAGgagtcagagggagaggagtTCACAGTTAGAGATGGATATATCCATTACGGACAGACCGTGAAGCTGGTGTGCTCAGTCACAGGCATGGCTTTACCACGGCTG gtCATTCGTAAGGTGGATAAACAGACGGCTCTGATGGATGCAGATGATCCGGTTTCTCAGCTGCATAAATGTGCCTTCTACCTGAAGGACACAGAGCGCATGTACCTGTGTCTGTCCCAGGAACGCATCATTCAGTTCCAG GCCACTCCGTGCCCTAAAGAGATGAATAAGGAGATGATTAACGATGGTGCGTCGTGGACTATCATCAGCACTGATAAAGCAGAGTACACCTTCTATGAGGGAATGGGACCCGTGCCTTCACCTGTCACACCCGTGCCTGTGGTAGAGAGTttacag CTGAATGGGGGAGGAGATGTTGCCATGCTGGAGCTGACAGGGCAGAACTTCACCCCTAACCTTCGGGTCTGGTTTGGGGATGTGGAGGCTGACACCATGTACAG GTGCGGGGagagtgtactgtgtgtagttCCTGACATCTCGGCGTTTCGGGAGGGGTGGCGATGGGTTCGCCAGCCCGTGCAGGTTCCTGTCACCCTGGTGCGTAATGATGGGATCATCTACTCTACGGCGTTGACCTTCACCTACACGCCCGAGCCCGGGCCCAGACCCCACTGCAGCGCGGCCGGGGCCATCCTGCGTGCCAACAgcaactcctcttcctcactatcATCTTCAACGTCGTCCTCCTCATCATCGAGCCTCCTTCTGCCGTCCAGTGCAGACACCCAGGCTGCATACACAGCCAGCAGTatgtcttcctcctcctcttcctcagccaTGTCTGTCTCATAA